A genomic segment from Ignavibacteriales bacterium encodes:
- a CDS encoding response regulator, translating to MAKIAIIDDDPDIVDASSLVLTSKGYDVITASNPDDGYKIVMDQNPDLIILDVMMNEPDDGFFLAQKFRKMNVDTPIIMYTSVSKSLGMEFGASEMVPVDEFVEKPISPETLVDKVTIERELGIKFGETTKDNRITLEFTNCVGMCDQGPAMIVNDRVYTKLDPENAVNILNEIK from the coding sequence ATGGCCAAAATAGCAATAATAGACGACGATCCGGATATTGTTGATGCCAGCAGTTTGGTATTAACTTCAAAAGGTTACGACGTTATCACCGCTTCCAATCCAGATGATGGATATAAAATCGTTATGGATCAAAATCCAGATTTAATCATTCTTGATGTAATGATGAATGAACCCGATGATGGATTTTTTCTCGCTCAAAAGTTCCGCAAAATGAATGTGGACACACCAATTATAATGTACACATCAGTTTCAAAATCTTTAGGAATGGAATTTGGCGCAAGCGAAATGGTTCCTGTTGATGAGTTTGTTGAAAAGCCAATTTCACCCGAAACTCTTGTGGACAAAGTAACTATTGAAAGGGAGCTAGGAATTAAGTTTGGCGAAACAACAAAAGATAACCGCATAACTTTAGAATTTACTAACTGCGTTGGAATGTGTGATCAAGGACCAGCAATGATAGTTAACGATCGTGTTTACACAAAACTCGATCCTGAAAATGCAGTTAACATTCTTAACGAAATAAAGTAG
- a CDS encoding class I SAM-dependent methyltransferase → MKSNNNFYNSASVYYDKMIDFDSALQKRKILLSNFIDDKIKSVADVGCGTGVDSISLSQLGLNVTAFDPSSEMINTARTNSEKHNCKIDFHIFGANEIPKTFYNKFDIVVSLGNTLANIPFGLIEKSVAKLFKLLKKDGKVLIQILNYEKILKEKERIVNITKKDDEYFIRFYDFCNKDLTFNILKFKADQTTQKELISTKIFPYTTKGLKQVFKEAGFKNIELFGGLDKKVFDAKISNDLILFAQK, encoded by the coding sequence ATGAAATCAAATAACAACTTTTACAATTCAGCTTCAGTTTATTACGATAAGATGATTGACTTTGATTCTGCATTACAGAAACGCAAAATACTCTTATCAAATTTTATTGATGATAAAATAAAATCAGTTGCAGATGTTGGATGCGGAACTGGAGTTGATTCCATTTCACTTTCTCAGCTAGGATTAAATGTTACAGCTTTCGATCCATCATCAGAAATGATTAACACTGCACGAACCAATTCTGAAAAACATAATTGTAAAATTGATTTCCATATCTTTGGTGCGAATGAAATTCCAAAAACATTTTATAATAAGTTTGATATAGTTGTTTCACTTGGAAATACTCTAGCCAACATTCCTTTTGGTCTGATTGAAAAATCAGTTGCAAAGTTATTTAAGCTATTAAAGAAAGATGGAAAAGTTCTTATTCAAATTCTTAATTACGAAAAGATTCTTAAAGAAAAAGAGCGTATAGTTAACATCACAAAAAAGGATGATGAATACTTCATTCGCTTTTATGATTTTTGCAATAAAGATTTAACGTTTAACATTTTAAAATTTAAAGCTGATCAAACTACGCAGAAAGAACTAATATCAACAAAAATCTTCCCCTATACAACAAAAGGATTAAAACAAGTTTTTAAAGAAGCCGGATTTAAGAATATAGAACTATTTGGTGGTTTGGATAAAAAAGTTTTTGATGCAAAAATCTCAAATGATTTAATTTTATTTGCACAAAAATAA
- a CDS encoding S8 family serine peptidase → MDIDTGVHPNHPALNFKWRGNHVPSNQAWFDPVSGTTVPSDCDGHGSHTMGTMVGYSPTTGDTVGVAPDAEWIAAKTICSSPHTSNSVAAFQWAIDPDGNPLTITDMPDVISNSWYDPDVTTECSGIYKTTLDAVEAAGIAVVFSAGNSGPGTSTITKPKNINTNNVNVMCTAAIDGASYLGGNTNPIASFSSRGPSTCGGTGSLLIKPEVSAPGVNVRSSGSATGYTVLSGTSMASPHVAGAVALLKQFAPTLTGKQILEALYNTAVDLGAPGEDNNYGMGLIDVYAAFLSLGTADSTAPDPIVDLSASNPTSNSLTLQWTVPYDSSMNGVTGFDIRYSTSVINDSTTFYNAMQLPFTTIPDTAGGSESYLVEGLNFATPYYFSIKSKDVWGNWSPLSNSATGTTLAAPQVSVAPLSLHHILNSMEVVVDTVTVSNISVNPSTLDFSVALENNTFPEGMIGARVIPNQNTSDGQNELSTKENPIDVRGLSIDGQGGPDLFGYKWIDSNEPNGPQYVWDDISTTGTLATTWVATGTFDPKDEGYAGPFPLGFNFKYYGVNKTEVYVSSNGLLTFGTISTNIFTNAGIPNSAVPNEYIAPFWDDLDGVSSGTVHYKQDGNKFIVQFTGWHKYSNTGSLTFQIVLYANGRIMFYYNNMNATLNSATVGIENAAGNDGLQVAYNANYVANNLAVLFASEPDWLSNNVNSGTLFNGSSVAVELTFRAEDYPAGNYGMDLVVTSNDPVNATVTVPVTMEISVIPVELTSFVAKNDRNNVTLNWATATETNNSGFQIERKLNGTNEWTSVSFVSGKGTSTERNNYSFMDKGLKVGKYSYRLKQVDLDGTFDYSPIIEVDVNAPNDYTLYQNYPNPFNPSTTIEYSLPEKAEVTISIYTAIGELVTTLVKGTVEAGYQKANFNAVNLTSGTYIYQIRAVGNGRTFVDTKKMVLIK, encoded by the coding sequence ATGGATATTGATACCGGTGTTCATCCAAACCATCCAGCATTAAATTTTAAATGGAGAGGAAATCACGTTCCAAGTAATCAGGCATGGTTCGATCCTGTCAGCGGAACTACAGTTCCAAGTGATTGCGATGGACACGGCAGCCACACAATGGGAACAATGGTTGGATATTCACCCACAACAGGCGATACAGTAGGTGTTGCGCCCGATGCTGAATGGATTGCTGCAAAAACAATTTGCTCAAGTCCACACACATCTAACTCTGTTGCAGCGTTTCAATGGGCAATTGATCCGGATGGAAATCCTTTAACAATTACAGATATGCCCGATGTAATAAGCAATAGCTGGTACGATCCTGATGTAACTACCGAATGTTCCGGAATTTATAAAACAACTTTAGATGCAGTTGAAGCTGCAGGTATTGCCGTGGTTTTCTCTGCAGGCAACAGCGGACCAGGAACATCAACAATAACAAAACCCAAAAACATTAATACGAACAATGTTAACGTAATGTGTACAGCCGCTATCGATGGTGCTTCATATCTTGGTGGTAACACAAATCCAATTGCTAGTTTTTCAAGCCGGGGCCCATCAACTTGCGGCGGTACGGGTTCTTTGTTAATAAAACCGGAAGTTTCAGCACCCGGAGTTAACGTACGTTCGTCCGGTTCCGCAACAGGGTATACCGTGTTAAGTGGAACATCAATGGCCTCGCCACACGTTGCAGGTGCAGTTGCATTACTAAAACAATTTGCTCCAACACTAACAGGCAAACAAATTTTAGAAGCTTTGTACAACACAGCTGTTGATTTAGGCGCCCCTGGTGAAGATAATAATTACGGAATGGGATTGATTGATGTTTATGCAGCATTCTTAAGTTTAGGAACCGCTGATTCAACGGCTCCTGATCCAATTGTAGATTTATCTGCCAGCAATCCTACTTCGAATAGTTTAACACTACAATGGACAGTTCCTTATGACTCATCAATGAATGGTGTTACCGGATTTGATATTCGTTATTCTACATCAGTCATTAATGATTCAACAACATTTTATAATGCAATGCAGCTACCTTTTACAACTATTCCTGATACAGCGGGCGGATCAGAATCATATCTTGTTGAAGGATTGAATTTTGCTACACCGTATTACTTCTCAATAAAATCAAAAGATGTGTGGGGCAATTGGTCGCCATTATCAAACAGTGCAACAGGAACAACCTTGGCAGCACCTCAAGTATCAGTCGCGCCATTAAGTTTGCACCATATTCTCAATTCAATGGAAGTTGTTGTTGACACAGTAACTGTTTCAAATATTTCTGTAAATCCATCCACATTGGATTTTTCTGTTGCTCTTGAGAACAATACTTTCCCAGAGGGAATGATAGGTGCTAGGGTAATCCCTAATCAGAATACTTCTGATGGACAAAATGAACTATCTACAAAAGAAAACCCTATTGATGTCCGCGGATTAAGTATCGATGGACAGGGTGGACCAGATTTATTTGGTTATAAATGGATTGATAGCAATGAACCAAATGGTCCTCAGTATGTTTGGGATGATATTTCTACCACCGGAACATTAGCCACAACTTGGGTCGCTACAGGGACTTTTGATCCTAAAGATGAAGGATATGCCGGACCATTTCCTTTAGGATTTAACTTTAAATATTACGGGGTTAATAAAACAGAAGTTTATGTTAGTTCAAATGGTTTGTTGACCTTTGGAACAATAAGCACAAATATTTTTACTAATGCTGGTATTCCAAATTCTGCTGTTCCTAACGAATACATAGCCCCTTTCTGGGATGATCTTGATGGAGTTTCATCAGGAACTGTGCATTACAAACAGGATGGTAACAAATTTATCGTTCAGTTTACCGGATGGCATAAATATTCCAATACTGGTTCGTTAACATTCCAGATTGTGCTTTACGCTAACGGAAGAATAATGTTCTATTATAATAATATGAATGCAACATTAAATTCTGCAACGGTTGGAATTGAAAATGCAGCAGGCAATGATGGTCTACAGGTAGCTTACAATGCAAATTATGTTGCAAATAATCTTGCAGTACTATTTGCTTCAGAGCCGGATTGGTTATCAAACAATGTTAACAGCGGTACATTATTTAACGGCAGCTCAGTAGCTGTTGAATTAACATTCCGTGCTGAAGATTATCCAGCTGGTAACTATGGAATGGATTTAGTGGTTACAAGTAACGATCCTGTTAACGCTACTGTTACTGTTCCTGTTACTATGGAAATTTCAGTAATACCTGTTGAGCTAACATCTTTTGTTGCAAAGAACGACAGAAACAATGTTACACTTAACTGGGCAACCGCTACAGAAACTAATAACAGTGGGTTCCAGATTGAAAGAAAACTTAATGGAACTAATGAGTGGACTAGTGTTTCATTTGTTTCAGGCAAAGGAACATCAACCGAAAGAAATAATTATTCATTTATGGATAAAGGTTTAAAGGTTGGTAAATACTCATACAGATTAAAACAAGTTGATCTTGATGGAACATTTGATTACTCGCCGATAATTGAAGTTGATGTAAATGCTCCTAATGATTATACGCTTTACCAGAACTATCCAAATCCGTTCAATCCAAGTACAACGATTGAATATTCTCTTCCGGAAAAAGCAGAGGTTACAATTTCTATATACACAGCTATTGGTGAATTAGTAACAACGCTAGTTAAAGGAACGGTTGAAGCTGGATATCAAAAAGCAAACTTTAACGCCGTTAATCTTACATCCGGTACTTACATTTACCAGATAAGAGCCGTTGGCAACGGAAGAACTTTTGTTGATACTAAGAAGATGGTACTTATAAAATAA